In the genome of Apostichopus japonicus isolate 1M-3 chromosome 15, ASM3797524v1, whole genome shotgun sequence, one region contains:
- the LOC139980540 gene encoding UDP-glucuronic acid decarboxylase 1-like isoform X2 codes for MKKFPEVRKLPEIERKRILITGGAGFVGSHLVDRLMEDGHEVTVVDNFFTGRKRNVEHWIGHPNFEMINHDVVNPLMIEVDQIYHLACPASPPHYMYNPIKTIKTSSIGTLNMLGLARRVKARLILASTSEVYGEQKSYTYKKRYLDEILSAKNFHS; via the exons ATGAAGAAATTTCCTGAAGTTAGAAAATTAcctgaaattgaaagaaaaagaatccTG ATTACTGGAGGGGCTGGTTTTGTTGGTTCGCATTTAGTGGATCGGCTGATGGAAGATGGACATGAGGTCACAGTGGTGGACAACTTCTTTACAGGAAGAAAGCGAAATGTGGAGCATTGGATCGGACATCCAAACTTTGAGATGATTAATCATGATGTAGTTAATCCTCTTATGATAGAAG TTGACCAGATATACCATCTTGCATGTCCAGCATCACCTCCTCACTACATGTATAACCCCATCAAAACCATCAAGACTAGTTCCATAGGAACTCTCAACATGCTCGGTCTAGCCAGAAGGGTTAAGGCTCGATTGATTCTAGCCTCAACATCAGAAGTCTATGGAG AACAAAAGTCATATACCTACAAAAAGAGGTATTTAGATGAAATTCTTAGTGCTAAAAACTTTCACAGCTAA